The Rhodothermales bacterium genomic sequence CTTCGGCGAAAACAACCTGGTTTTCCATGGGGGGAGCTCCTGATGAAACACCCCTGAAGATACGTCAAAGAACAACAACCCCCATAAGGGGCACTACCCGTTATTCATTTTGCCTTATTCGCCCGTCGACAGACGGGCGAATCGTCCCCATCGCCTGGATGTGGCGGATGTAGGTATCGCGGAGGAGGACCCCCAGGTCCTGCCGGCCGGCAGGGCTCCAGAGGGCCGGCATGTTGCCGCCGCCGTTGGCGAGATAGTCGGAAGTGACGAGACGGTACGTTCGGGCCGGATCCAGCGGGGCACCGGCGACGCGGATGTCAGTCGCCTGGCTGCCGTCGATGACAAAGGAAAAGCCGGCGATGGGCTCGCCGCCGAGGCGGGCGACCTGCTGGGCGAGGGAGTCCACCTGTACGCCCGTCATATCCAGCACACTCAACATATTGTCGAACGGCATCAATTCGTAGATCAGCCCAACCGTGACGATGCCGGCGTTGAGCGGTATGCGGAGGCCGCCGTTATTCGTGAGGGCGAGGTCGACCCGGCGGTCGACCCATTGCTGGACGTCGGCCAGCATCGCATCGGCGGCAAGGTTGCCGAGTGGTGCTTCGGGCTGGCCCTTTTCGAAAGGAGCCTCGGCCGTCCCGATCACCTCATTGACGCGGCTTTTGAGTTGGTCGCGGTACGGGGCGACGAGCGCCGCCATGGCCGAATCGTCCGCGAGGGAGTCGCCAATGGGGATGAAGGAAACCTGCGGCGGCCCGAGGGCGAGCACGGCCGGCACGTAATTCGGAACCGTAACCGGCGGCTGGCTCGTCCGGCAGCCCACAAGCGAGAGGAGAAGTAGGAAACAGAGAGCCGATCGGCGCATCGAAGTCAGGATTTCGAGTGAGACCACAACATACAAACGCCGGCGCGGAGATGGGCGCACGTAACGATCTCTTGTCCTGAATAAGCCTGAAAGGGATGCATGCACGATCTCGAACACAACCTGCCTGGCCTACTCGCCCTCCTGCTTCGGATCAATCTGTCTCGGGTCGAGGCGCGTGACGAGGCCCTGGAGGCCCTCGTCGAGCTGCAATTCCAACCGTCGCGCCGGCTGGCCGTGTACGGCACCCTGGCGCCTGGAGAGGTGAACGCGGATCAGCTGAGCAGCCTCGCCGGAACGTGGTCGCCGG encodes the following:
- a CDS encoding 5'-nucleotidase C-terminal domain-containing protein, whose amino-acid sequence is MRRSALCFLLLLSLVGCRTSQPPVTVPNYVPAVLALGPPQVSFIPIGDSLADDSAMAALVAPYRDQLKSRVNEVIGTAEAPFEKGQPEAPLGNLAADAMLADVQQWVDRRVDLALTNNGGLRIPLNAGIVTVGLIYELMPFDNMLSVLDMTGVQVDSLAQQVARLGGEPIAGFSFVIDGSQATDIRVAGAPLDPARTYRLVTSDYLANGGGNMPALWSPAGRQDLGVLLRDTYIRHIQAMGTIRPSVDGRIRQNE